The window GTAGGTACCTGTTGTGTAGTGGATATCGATAATCTCGGCGACCTCTTTCAGCCGCACCAACACATCCTCATACAGTGCGCTACGATCCAAATAAATGCCCAAAAAGGCTGTAATATCCCAACCCAGCTTTTTATAATCTACAACCAAATGCGCCCCCTTGATGAGGCCTTGTTGCTTCATCTTGCGCATGCGGGCGTGTACAGTTCCGTCCGAAACAAAGACTTGCTTGGCTACTTCGGTGTAGGGCAAAGTAGCGTCAGCGCTCAACAAACGAAGGATTTGCCAATCGGTATTGTCGATTTCGAAAATTTTGTCCATTTCTAAGATATTAAAATTAGATATTTTTTATTTTTT of the Eisenibacter elegans DSM 3317 genome contains:
- a CDS encoding Lrp/AsnC ligand binding domain-containing protein; its protein translation is MDKIFEIDNTDWQILRLLSADATLPYTEVAKQVFVSDGTVHARMRKMKQQGLIKGAHLVVDYKKLGWDITAFLGIYLDRSALYEDVLVRLKEVAEIIDIHYTTGTYGIFVKLLCRDTNHLRNVLYDKIQKIPGIQRTETFISLEESLARSLPILPEKS